TTCCTTACATAATAATATTGAAAGCCTTCAAATAGAAATTAATCAAGGTGGGTCTACGAAAAGAGTTGGCCAGATAAAGTACACCAGACAATGAATGTAAATGTTTGGTATTTTACGAATTTACAATATGTAAGCACGTCACATGCTATATATTTTAGTGTACATTGCACCTTTTAGATAGAATAAAGCATTATGCGATTTATATTTTCTACAGGATTCTAATGAGTGTGCACTGTATGGCAATGTTTTATTCTATATCCAAGCTAAAACAGAACAAAAATAGTTTTCCTGGTTAAAGAGACCAAAATATGGATACACTATTCCAAGTGGGGCATACCAGAAATTTATACAGttaataactaccttcttttccttcaaGTCAAAAGTTCGCCAGACtattcttagtttttttttttttttttaaactgcagcacccacttgtgcaactttcagGAGAGTGCTGGATTctaactccaaggtcctttttttTTTCATCAATATGCTGCAAGGCAGTGCTGTAGATTAGGTAGAGGTGATGTGCTTTGCTATGCCCCTCCATGCTAGGTCTTCCATTTTTTTACATTAAAAAGTATTTACGATTCTGACTGTTCAAAAATGTAAATTCACTGTCATATTTATGGATCAATCTAACTTAATGGTCTGAATCAAACAAATCTTCATTTAGCTTGTTTTTCAATCTGTGCACCTATGAAACCCAACCAAACCATCCTAAGAAATGGAATTATCCTCATGAACGTTGAAAACAAAATTATCCATTTCGAAGTAAAATTACACAGAATTCCCAATAGTCCTCATAAGAACTAGAAGTTAATTTTACTCTTGTTTTTATTTATAGGCCTTATATTTCATCTAAGAGTATTTTTATCGATGATAACTAGTTTCATGATCTTTTGATTTCATGTTCACAGTTATTTCAAGTAATGATAAAGCTTAGTTTGAAGAGAATGTTACTTGATGGTTCCAGAAATTTCAAGTTGAAGGACTGAATGTTTTTGAGTGAACTTTCTGAAGTAACTCTTCAGTGCAAAGTATGACCAGTATTTAAAAAGATCCCCATTGCACCAATGCAGAATGTCAATGCCCTGATTGTCATGATCCTGTTCAATATGACCTTCAGTATTCTTGCCTTAGAGAGCATCAGTGGATCTTGTTTGGAGTTAACTTTTCATATTAATTTAAAACCTAACATTTATGTTTTAGTAGGCAGTGGTGATGTAACAGAAGCTCAGGCAGTGATTTTAAGTCAGGCTATTGGCCGTGTGAAGGAAGCTGTGACTCGCTTAAGTACTGAACACAGAGATCTTCACTCTTCTGTCTCAAAAGTTGGCAAAGCCATTGATAAGGTAAGCAGACTAATTTGTATGACTAAGTTTTAGATCCATTTAATCTTCTAAACATACCATTAAAATACAGTACAATAAAATTGTAAATTATATTGTTTAACTCGAGTCATTGCTTTTCAGAATTTTACAGCAGACTTTGGCTGTATTAGCAATGATACAGTATTTAGTGGCGAAAAACAGCAGCTTGTGAATGAAGTAATTTGTCAACATTTCTTTCGGGAAGGACTATTAGACATTGCTGAGGAATTTATTAGTGTAAGTATATTTTTACACTattatacatatttatttatatatactggtACTGTACTATACATGGTAATTAAATAATCAACAAAATTCATCAGTAGAAAAGAAAACTAGTTACTGTGCAGTAAACTGATGGAAGGCTGAATTACAAAATAATAAGAGAAATTGCTTAAATGAAGCAACCAGATATAGGCTTAGTTGGTGATTAAGGGTTGGCTGAGAAGGCAAGAGGAAGGAAAAAGAATAGTTCTGTGTAATAATAAAGCATACTATACTGTACAATACAGTGTATGTTGTAAAACTCCATCTTCTGCTACTTTTTACTTGAACATATACCTGCATGCCATTGTACTAGAGATTTCTGCTTATGTAAAATTTTTATCTCTATTATTTTCACAAGAAATGACTAAATTATGTACCCACAGCTTGTCAACATATACACATGGTTATAACTCATAATTTGTCTTTAGAAGAGAACAAAGTTTCTTGCCTGTCCATAGGTACATTAAAAGTTCCCAAAATTTTGGCTACTGTATGACATACCTAACTTCCTGTTAACCCACAGGAGACTGGACTTGAATTGCAGGAAGAATCTCGAGAACCATTTTTCGAACTTAATCGAATACTTGCAGCTCTAAAGGCACGAGATTTAGGCCCAGCTCTTCAGTGGGCTGAAGAAAATAGAGAAAAGTTAAGGTCGCAGGTAAGTAATCTTTCAGTTAACTATGCTAAGTTATTTCATGAAGCGCTTATTTCATGCATGAATTTCTATGTTTTCATTATGCTGTAGCTAATTAGTTAAAATTTCtggaaatttaaattttaaatttgttATTTACAATCTTTTGCTTGGATCTATCCACACAATTAGTCAATCTAAGCTATTTTATTATACTCTATTTAACTGTACTTAGACACAAAAATAGAAGTACAATGTGTATTAATGCAAAGTTTAAACATTTATTTTCCCATACAGAACAGCAGTTTGGAATTCAAGTTACACCGACTGGCATACATAAATTTAATCAAAGAAGGGCCACTCAGTGTCCCACAGGCCATTGAATATGCCAGAGTCCACTTTACACCATTTGTATTCCAGCATGAGAAAGGTAATAAAATAATTGCTCATACAGGTATAGCAAATTATGATTACGTTATTGTACGTACCTTAAATTTGGCATTAATGTATATTAATATGTAATGTTTTTTCAATTACCAGTCACAGATTCAACACATAAATGAAGTCTGGGGTGATTGGGATGTGCAGTAATGCATGAATATAactcaaaatatttgtaaaatagAATAATGGAGTGTGGGACCTGACACACTGCCGAGAATGTAGACGACTCTAGGATTGCTGCACTAAGACAAAATTTATCCATTCACTTTGAAACTTGGAAAAAAGGGCTTATGTGATTCTGTACACGTGTACTAGAGTGTTGGTAGTTACCACATGTATACaacataatttattgtacacattcATCAGAGCCTAACCTAGGTGGTGGAACATCAAATTGACATCCCAGAAAACATCTTTCTGAACACATTGTTCTGCCACACACATTTTGTCCCTTCCTACCTTGCATTCACTATGCTTTGAGTGTTGTTCTCTTTCTTAGTCTCTCTCTAATGTGGTGAGGAAATATCCAATGAACCTAGGATTGCAGTAGGTGGGGATGGTAATGGTTATTCATAACTGATGAATTAGGTTAATTCAAGATTCCCATTGGCTGTCAAATGTAATGTTAGTATGAATTCTGGAAGGGTTTGTACTTATAAACAAACAGTTTGAGCATCAGTGTATTCTGGCTGGATGATATCGTGTCCAATAACCTCAATGCACCATATATGACAGTGATTCTGTATTCTGTAGCACAGGTGCCATATATTGCTTGTGATTAGGGCACATTAAAGCCTTTAGGAGTGGTAAAATAACATGCTCAAAAAGGTGCTTTTCACAAGCTCATAGCTTGTTTTCTTGATGAATGGGATACACTGTATCCCATTCAATCAAACTCTGTATCTTCAATTACATTAAATATAGATACATACATTTCTTTATTACTATGTCTTGTGTGAGATTGGGCTGCAGAGGCAGTGACTTCTGAAACTAGATCAAGGTATATCTTTTTTTAccattatttttatcctatcaaaCTGAACATCAAGCAGTTTATTTTCTACTTTTCAGTAATTCAAAGTCTCATGGGATGTCTGCTGTATGTGAAAGGAGGGTTGGAAAGCTCCCCTTATGCAGATCTCCTTAGTCCACACCAGTGGTCAGAAATTTGTGACATCTTCACCCGTGATGCTTGTGCTCTTCTTGGTCTTTCTGTCGACAGTTCATTAGCTGTGTGGTAAGTGTTACTTTGGTATTTTATTCAGGAAATACTTGCCTTTCCTTTTGGTTTGATAATGTCATAAATCTTGTCAGATCATAAATTAACCCACAAGAAATGTTAGTATGATGGATGAAAAATGGCTACCTACACAAATTCAGATTATACAGTATTTAGGCTCATTTTATGAATTCTCATTGAAGTCTTATTAAGAGCTTTGGAAGTCCTCAAAGTTCCAGTCCTTTTCTAAAAAGATACAACAATTTATTATGAGTATAGACTTCAGTTCTATCATTTCAGCTTAATGTCTTATGTTCATAGTTGCTTATTATCGATAATTTAAACCTCAGTGCGGTAATCATCATGTATTGATCGACTGGTGCAATGCAGTTATTGTCACATAAAGAGCTACGTCTTGAGTCAAGTGTTTGAATACCAATGATGCTCATATGATTCCAATAGCTCATTGGTGTCTCCCAACAGTCATTAGTGGCCACAAAATAATTTGGAGTCAGGCAGACTTATCTTCTGGTACCTCATCAACATTTGATGACTGCACTTACCTGGGTAACAAGCAGATCTTCACTGTATGGTTCTGTATTTATTTTGGTATTCTTATTTTTGCATACAAATTTCTTACCTTTGAATACATTTCATATAAAAATAAATgacaaaatatttttttgtttggtTTGGCTCCCATCAGTGTATGCTGGTGGTTTTTCTTGGGTGCTGTGGTTGAAATTAGATCCTCAGACTCCACTGCTTCTGTTGAGGACATGATTCTCATCCTAATATCTGATAGGTGCTCGTAAATCATAGAGCCTGGTGTAGTTCGTAATACATGAGCTAGTCAGGTGGGTAATTCAGGGAGATACCAAGGGATTCACCAGTAAgatacgtttcattacattcagtgttgGATTtctgtttttcatgaagttttatGATGGCAGCACTAGTTATAAAAATAGCACCAATCTTATCATGAATATTTAGTTTGTTGCTAAAAAGTTGAATCTAAAGCTCAGTCTTGTTTCTAAAAGtgttaccaaatgtttgttttatTAAGGACTCTGTTGCATGCAAATATAATTTGTGGCATTTAACATCACTTTCTTTGAAATGTTATTTCTGCATGGATGTTTATGTATAGCTTCTGGGCTGGCCCCCTCAATAGCATTGGTATTGTCAAGCCTAAGGCTTGTGCCAGGCCTTTGAGACTTGCATTGATCTACTGGgagccaggaccagaatctggcGCTCTCTAAAGTGAGAAAACCAAAATAAAGGTTAGatgaaacaaaataaattattGCTTGAAAGAAATGAAATTGaggaaaacaaaacatacaaaaattTGCTTTGGATGAAACTTTTTTGACCTAATGTGCCCGGCCACCACTAGATGATGGGCTAGTTCATCACCTACCTTGCTTCACTCACTCTCCTGGTTATGAGGGTCAGCTGCCCTTTGCTGGGACACTTTCACAATTTCTTGTCACAGGGGAAGTGAAGTTGGCTATCACTGGAACTTTATCTTGTTTTCACAaaatttaattacagtatatcaGCTTTTTTACCTTTCTGGTTGACTTCCTCAGCTCTCCATGTCTTGAGAAGAGAGCCAGATTCTGCTCCGCAttttttttagtgaattttcTGCCTTTACTTTTTTCCCCTACCACAgacatggccacacatttacaatgctaaccaacatatatacattttcatctgtcctccatggacagggttggaGATCTGttgaacatatagttcagtgatttattgaacaatcaaccacagaaggtgattccagTGCATATAAAATGCTAATTTAACCTACATAcagaaatacataaatacacagatttacgtctgccctacataaacagtgtttgaGGTGTCTTGATAGGAAAGCATGGATTTCAAAGGCCTTCCACTATCCTTAGGCTTAATGGCACCAGCACATAAGCACTGATGGGTTACCGAGACCCTGCCAGAAAATGATATTTATTACATTCACTGCATAATTTATGCATATATGGAGCATTAAAGTTAAGGTTAATTTTTCTGTAAGCCTAAATTCAGAGTCACCCTGATTGTTACAGAATTTATTCATTTCACATCACATTTAagttaggctaggaacagtcgatAAACTTGAATTTTGAATTAAGCTTTTAAAAGGGAGGATGTAGTTAAGAATTTTGGTTTGCAGTAATTATATAAAATCAagaacaaatatcataaaaagtcTGAAATAGAGTACTGTACTAGAGATTATAACCATTCTCACTAATGACTTTTTTTTCCATTCAGTGTAAATGCAGGATGCACAGCCCTTCCAGTTCTTCTGAACATTAAACAGGTCATGCAACAACGGGCAGTTCACAATATGTGGAATACAAAAGAGGAATTACCAGTAagtttaaccttaaatactagttTAGTTACATATTTCTCTAGTCTACCAATATGTGATTATTTAATTTGTATTTGTATAATCCAGTTTGTAACTATGGCATTTTCGTATGTGtttaatttcatttatttttcCGTCATTGCTTTTTTCTCTCCATTTATGTttttattcaacccgtcctcttaaaaataacgtcgcttttcactTGTATGTGCTCTATGGCCAAAAATGAATGTAATTTGAAATGGAATCGACTCagaaaagtgatgtactgtcccgttttctgtttgagtcgtctggcttactcggtaaggttaggagaggaaactttcaattaatgtttttcatgacTTTTGAAACTTtaagagaatttcctgcccacttgacctaccagaggactcttaacttactgttttggaaaaaaaaattcaaaatttattttaatttttttcattttcaaattacagtactgtacgtcTGTTTTCGGTCATACAGACAAAcgaccaaattcagacgtaatttgtaacagGACAGGTTGTTTTATTACCATATTTTTGCTTTCTCATTTCCACTTTATTTTCCTTACTAGATAGGAAAGTTGAGAAAATTAGCATGCTCTATAGTAAATCCTTCAAACTATAGCAAAAACTTCCAGATACTATTTTGGGCATCAGACTACATTATATCATGTAATTGTAGTCGTTCATATCAATTAGTGCAAAATTATGTGGTATGATAAAAAAGTAATAAGAGGAGTATCTGAAAGTATATCAGACCACATGATAAAGTTTGAAAGGTAAATTGAGGATGCGTGTCTAGAAAGATGTAAAAGAATGAAAGTTGGGAGGTTAATGCTTCCACTGTGGACTTCACTTATTTGTAATTTTGTGAGTGTCTTGGAAGGGACTAGGATAAGTATTTTGGATGGGATAAAGAGGAAAGGAATATTGCCCAACCAATTGGattgtcggggattgaatgccagcctgcatgaagcaagactgtTGATCTTCCTCCCATACATGGTATGGGCAGTAGAGCAACTTGCCTCCTCACATACACACTACAGGAACACTGTTTCTGGAGTGCATATGGGAGGAGGCAAGAAAACTGATGGTTATATAGTGGCTGGCGAAGGGACACGTTTTATTACAAAGTGgctaaatattttattttattttattaaaagcATTCAACAAATGAATTTATCTAAGCTCTCCAAGCTTAAATAAAGAAGAAGAAATACATTGAAATTAACTCAGAAATATATAAAAAAGAAAGTAAGGAAAGTTAGTGAATAAAATACTTAAGGTTTTGTTAACTATGTTTTGTTAATGGTAGAGCAACGGATACATATCTGTCATCGAGTGAGGGACCAATTTACATGTTATGGGTTCCATTCAGGAAGGCGAGGGGACAGGATGGAAGGGAGATGAAGTAAGGTTGTTCAGTTGTTAATTGAACAGTTttatgcctgcctgcctacctgatcAATCTTGTCTTGCCTTATCAGTCCCGCCTGCCCGATTCCTCCAATTTACCTGATCTCTCCATATGTCCTTtatacccacctgcctgcccgatacctccctcccacccacccaATCACTCCTGTCTGTCTGATCCTTTCATAAATCCCTTATGCCTGTTCCACCACAATACCCATCACTTGTCTACCCAACACCCCACTCGTGTCTGCCCACTCTCTCATGCATGCCCGTCCAATACCTCCCACCTCCTGATTCCTCCCCATCAACTCAACTCCTAATCCCTCTTTAATATTCCTGAATGCCTCTCTCACTGAAAACCCAATCTTAGTATTGAAGTGTACATACAGCACAGTATTATAACCATACAGTATTCTACTATCACTAGGTTAAGAAGAACAGCCCGAGCTTCATTAGGGTTGGAAAAtactacattttgttttgtactttgATACATTACAATAATACTCATATTCcaaaatgattgtatatataatatttctttCTCTAAATATGCATCAACATGTATTGTGTCACTTGCTGTAAGAAAAAAGGAATGGTACATAGCCAAGAAAGAGCAAACTTCATGAAATCT
This DNA window, taken from Procambarus clarkii isolate CNS0578487 chromosome 40, FALCON_Pclarkii_2.0, whole genome shotgun sequence, encodes the following:
- the Sou gene encoding E3 ubiquitin-protein ligase RMND5A isoform X2 produces the protein MDACTAVGREIDKVLTKFTSYSEHASSTIASLHNNIESLQIEINQGSGDVTEAQAVILSQAIGRVKEAVTRLSTEHRDLHSSVSKVGKAIDKNFTADFGCISNDTVFSGEKQQLVNEVICQHFFREGLLDIAEEFISETGLELQEESREPFFELNRILAALKARDLGPALQWAEENREKLRSQNSSLEFKLHRLAYINLIKEGPLSVPQAIEYARVHFTPFVFQHEKVIQSLMGCLLYVKGGLESSPYADLLSPHQWSEICDIFTRDACALLGLSVDSSLAVCVNAGCTALPVLLNIKQVMQQRAVHNMWNTKEELPIEIDLGPSSRYHSIFACPILRQQSTENNPPMRLICGHVISRDALNKLTTSAKLKCPYCPVEQNPADAVQIFF
- the Sou gene encoding E3 ubiquitin-protein ligase RMND5A isoform X1, yielding MDACTAVGREIDKVLTKFTSYSEHASSTIASLHNNIESLQIEINQVGSGDVTEAQAVILSQAIGRVKEAVTRLSTEHRDLHSSVSKVGKAIDKNFTADFGCISNDTVFSGEKQQLVNEVICQHFFREGLLDIAEEFISETGLELQEESREPFFELNRILAALKARDLGPALQWAEENREKLRSQNSSLEFKLHRLAYINLIKEGPLSVPQAIEYARVHFTPFVFQHEKVIQSLMGCLLYVKGGLESSPYADLLSPHQWSEICDIFTRDACALLGLSVDSSLAVCVNAGCTALPVLLNIKQVMQQRAVHNMWNTKEELPIEIDLGPSSRYHSIFACPILRQQSTENNPPMRLICGHVISRDALNKLTTSAKLKCPYCPVEQNPADAVQIFF